From a single Micromonospora pallida genomic region:
- a CDS encoding DMT family transporter encodes MAWLVLVVSGLLETAWAVALDRSAGFSRPVPTAVFAVTMVLSMAGLAYALREIPVGTGYAVWVGIGAVGTATVGILALGESASLPRLAALLLVVAGVVGLKVFH; translated from the coding sequence ATGGCCTGGCTCGTGTTGGTGGTCTCCGGGCTGTTGGAGACGGCGTGGGCGGTCGCGCTCGACCGGAGCGCCGGTTTCAGCCGACCCGTCCCGACGGCGGTCTTCGCGGTGACGATGGTGCTGAGCATGGCCGGTCTGGCGTACGCGCTCCGCGAGATCCCGGTCGGCACCGGCTACGCCGTCTGGGTGGGCATCGGCGCGGTCGGCACGGCGACCGTCGGCATCCTGGCACTCGGCGAGTCGGCCAGCCTGCCTCGGCTGGCCGCCCTGCTGCTGGTGGTGGCGGGTGTGGTGGGGCTCAAGGTGTTCCACTGA
- a CDS encoding DNA translocase FtsK yields the protein MAGRTSQASRRRGASPRGTTNSRARQPAKKTRASTRSRRPAARPAPAAYLGRAFTSVWMGLAHGVGWTVRAAGRQAATAREVGPEHRRDGAGLLLFGLAILSAVAIWFSGAGPVGARLADTVRLFLGAISIVVPVLLGIGAWRMMREPADPAHRGRGLVGWGSMIIAFAAVLHIGQNPVDQVQRDYAGGLVGAGVGGLLERAVTAWVAVPLLLLLLVFGLLVVTATPINKIPERLGLLTGGVLGVPPAPAEEEAEAAEAVEKPARRRPARKAAPPPEPLDPVREDEGYADDVDLQETLLLPRKPAPRVPAARRRSEPPEHSTPPTRAEQLALTGLAGDYTLPPANLLSAGAAPKTRSKANDEVIAALTGVFDQFGVDAEVTGFTRGPTVTRYEVELGPGVKVERITQLSRNIAYAVKSPDVRILSPIPGKSAVGVEIPNTDPENVSLGDVLRSRVATSDHHPMVVGLGKDIEGGYVVANLAKMPHILVAGATGAGKSSCLNTLLVSILTRATPDEVRLLLIDPKRVEMTSYEGIPHLVTPIVTNAKKAADSLEWVVREMDMRYDDLAANGVRHIDDFNRKVRNGEIKAPPGSEREMKPYPYLLVIVDELADLMMVAPRDVEDSVVRITQLARAAGIHLVLATQRPSVDVVTGLIKANVPSRLAFATSSLADSRVILDQPGAEKLLGRGDGLFLPMGASKPVRIQGAWVTEREIADVVKFCKDQREPEFRPDVLTPAQDSKKKIDEEIGDDLDLLVQAIELVVTSQFGSTSMLQRKLRVGFAKAGRLMDLMETRGIVGPSEGSKARDVLVKPDELEEALAALRGTED from the coding sequence ATGGCGGGCCGTACCTCTCAGGCGAGCCGGCGACGCGGCGCGTCGCCGCGCGGTACCACGAACAGTCGTGCCCGCCAGCCGGCCAAGAAGACCCGTGCGTCCACCCGGAGCCGCCGCCCGGCGGCCCGCCCCGCGCCGGCCGCCTACCTGGGTCGTGCGTTCACCAGCGTCTGGATGGGACTCGCGCACGGTGTCGGGTGGACGGTCCGGGCCGCGGGCCGGCAGGCCGCCACCGCCCGCGAGGTCGGCCCGGAGCACCGGCGCGACGGTGCCGGCCTGCTCCTGTTCGGGCTCGCGATCCTCAGTGCGGTGGCGATCTGGTTCTCCGGGGCGGGGCCGGTCGGGGCCCGGCTGGCGGACACCGTCCGACTCTTCCTCGGCGCGATCTCCATCGTCGTGCCGGTGCTGCTGGGCATCGGCGCGTGGCGGATGATGCGCGAGCCGGCCGACCCGGCGCACCGGGGGCGTGGCCTGGTCGGCTGGGGTTCCATGATCATCGCCTTCGCCGCGGTGCTGCACATCGGACAGAACCCGGTCGACCAGGTCCAGCGCGACTACGCCGGTGGCCTGGTCGGCGCCGGTGTCGGCGGGCTGCTGGAGCGGGCGGTCACCGCCTGGGTGGCCGTACCGCTGCTGCTCCTGCTGCTGGTCTTCGGCCTGCTGGTGGTCACCGCGACTCCGATCAACAAGATCCCCGAGCGGCTCGGCCTGCTCACCGGTGGGGTGCTCGGCGTGCCGCCGGCCCCGGCCGAGGAGGAGGCCGAGGCGGCGGAGGCGGTCGAGAAGCCGGCCCGCCGCCGCCCGGCCCGCAAGGCCGCGCCGCCGCCCGAGCCGCTCGACCCGGTCAGGGAAGACGAGGGGTACGCCGACGACGTCGACCTCCAGGAAACCCTGCTGCTGCCCCGCAAGCCCGCGCCCCGGGTGCCCGCCGCCCGGCGTCGGTCCGAGCCACCGGAGCACTCCACGCCCCCCACCCGGGCCGAGCAGCTCGCGCTCACCGGGCTGGCCGGGGACTACACCCTGCCCCCGGCCAACCTGCTCAGCGCCGGCGCGGCGCCGAAGACCCGGAGCAAGGCCAACGACGAGGTGATCGCCGCGCTGACCGGGGTGTTCGACCAGTTCGGGGTGGACGCCGAGGTCACCGGCTTCACCCGGGGGCCGACGGTCACCCGGTACGAGGTCGAGCTGGGCCCCGGGGTCAAGGTCGAAAGGATCACCCAGCTCTCCCGCAACATCGCGTACGCGGTGAAGTCCCCGGACGTCCGGATCCTCAGCCCGATCCCGGGCAAGAGCGCGGTCGGGGTGGAGATCCCGAACACCGACCCGGAGAACGTGTCCCTCGGTGACGTGCTGCGCTCCCGGGTGGCCACCAGCGACCACCACCCGATGGTGGTCGGCCTCGGCAAGGACATCGAGGGTGGCTACGTGGTGGCCAACCTCGCGAAGATGCCGCACATTCTCGTGGCCGGAGCGACCGGGGCCGGGAAATCGAGCTGCCTCAACACCTTGCTGGTGTCGATCCTGACCCGGGCCACCCCGGACGAGGTGCGGCTGCTGCTGATCGACCCGAAGCGGGTCGAGATGACCAGCTACGAGGGCATCCCGCACCTGGTCACCCCGATCGTGACCAACGCGAAGAAGGCCGCCGACTCGCTGGAGTGGGTGGTCCGCGAGATGGACATGCGCTACGACGACCTCGCCGCCAACGGGGTCCGGCACATCGACGACTTCAACCGCAAGGTGCGCAACGGCGAGATCAAGGCCCCGCCGGGCAGCGAACGGGAGATGAAGCCGTACCCGTACCTGCTGGTGATCGTGGACGAGCTGGCCGACCTGATGATGGTCGCCCCGCGCGACGTGGAGGACTCGGTCGTCCGGATCACCCAGCTCGCCCGGGCCGCCGGTATCCACCTGGTGCTGGCCACCCAGCGCCCGTCGGTCGACGTGGTGACCGGTCTGATCAAGGCAAACGTGCCGTCCCGGCTGGCCTTCGCCACCTCGTCCCTCGCGGACTCGCGGGTCATCCTCGACCAGCCGGGCGCGGAGAAGCTGCTCGGCCGGGGCGACGGGCTCTTCCTGCCGATGGGCGCGTCGAAGCCGGTCCGGATCCAGGGCGCGTGGGTCACCGAACGCGAGATCGCCGACGTGGTCAAGTTCTGCAAGGACCAGCGCGAGCCGGAGTTCCGCCCGGACGTGCTCACCCCGGCGCAGGACAGTAAGAAGAAGATCGACGAGGAGATCGGTGACGACCTCGACCTGCTGGTGCAGGCGATCGAACTGGTGGTGACCTCGCAGTTCGGCTCCACCTCGATGCTCCAACGCAAGCTGCGGGTCGGCTTCGCCAAGGCGGGCCGGCTGATGGACCTGATGGAGACCCGGGGCATCGTCGGGCCGTCCGAGGGCTCCAAGGCCCGCGACGTGCTGGTCAAGCCGGACGAACTGGAGGAGGCCCTGGCCGCCCTGCGGGGCACCGAGGACTGA